Proteins co-encoded in one Dendropsophus ebraccatus isolate aDenEbr1 chromosome 9, aDenEbr1.pat, whole genome shotgun sequence genomic window:
- the RHBDL1 gene encoding rhomboid-related protein 1: MDRSSLLRLIQGQLDPDNTGFVCAETFAALVNNHELPLDPAKLEMLFALAQGNEEGQICYPQLVDLISSKRSSSFRRAISSGQRALPRDVLLDQAGLGVYKRFVRYVAYEILPGEMERRWYFYQHRPCPPPIFMAAVTLTQIIVFLCYGVRLNKWVLQTYHPEYMKSPLVYHPGHRAKAWRFLTYMFMHVGLEQLGFNTLLQLMIGVPLEMVHGVLRISFLYLAGVLAGSLAVSVTDMRAPLVGGSGGVYALCSAHLANVVMNWAGMRCPYKVLRMVLALVCMSSEVGRAVWLRFSPPLPAAGPQPSFMAHLAGAAVGVSMGLTILRSYEENLQDQCGWWVILLCYATFLAFAIFWNVFAYDLLGVQIPHPP, translated from the exons CTTGACCCAGATAACACGGGTTTTGTATGTGCCGAAACCTTTGCTGCTCTGGTAAATAACCATGAGCTGCCCCTGGACCCCGCCAAGCTGGAGATGTTATTTGCCCTTGCCCAGGGCAATGAAGAGGGACAGATCTGTTACCCCCAGCTTGTGGACCTG ATCAGCAGCAAGAGGTCCAGTAGTTTCCGCAGAGCCATCAGCAGCGGCCAGAGAGCTCTCCCCCGCGATGTGCTGCTGGACCAGGCTGGGCTGGGGGTCTATAAGAGATTTGTCCGCTATGTGGCATATGAAATCCTGccgggggagatggagaggcggTGGTACTTCTACCAGCATCGCCCCTGTCCACCACCTATTTTCATGGCAGCCGTGACCCTGACACAG ATCATCGTGTTCCTGTGTTACGGGGTCAGACTGAACAAGTGGGTGTTACAGACATACCACCCGGAGTACATGAAGAGCCCCCTGGTATACCACCCTGGACATCGAGCAAAAGCTTGGCGCTTCCTGACCTATATGTTCATGCATGTTGG CTTGGAGCAACTTGGGTTTAACACCCTCCTACAGCTTATGATTGGCGTCCCTCTAGAGATGGTTCATGGCGTGCTGAGGATAAGCTTCTTGTATCTGGCTGGGGTGCTGGCAG GATCCCTTGCTGTTTCTGTCACAGACATGAGAGCGCCTTTAGTCGGAGGCTCTGGCGGTGTATATGCGCTGTGTTCTGCCCATCTGGCTAATGTTGTTATG AACTGGGCTGGGATGCGCTGTCCTTACAAGGTTCTCCGCATGGTTCTTGCATTGGTCTGCA TGAGCTCAGAGGTGGGGCGCGCGGTGTGGCTTCGTTTTTCGCCTCCTTTGCCAGCAGCTGGTCCTCAGCCCAGTTTCATGGCACACCTGGCGGGCGCAGCTGTTGGGGTCAGCATGGGATTGACCATTTTGCGCAGTTATGAGGAGAACCTTCAGGACCAGTGCGGCTGGTGGGTGATCTTGTTATGCTACGCCACCTTCCTGGCATTTGCTATTTTTTGGAATGTGTTTGCTTATGACCTGCTCGGTGTCCAGATCCCGCATCCTCCATGA